A genome region from Hymenobacter tibetensis includes the following:
- a CDS encoding GNAT family N-acetyltransferase, producing the protein MIPLIHQTPRLTLLAASRALLTAELHKPRYFPVLLGAAMPTDWPPGEYDQEAMHYFLEQLTAGGRTAAGWYGWYAILKATATMPATLIGAGGFMGPPDATGTTEIGYSVSADWRRQGLATEMVSGLIEQAARTGMVRHLLAYTHPDNPASQHVLLANGFQAAGTHIDGRLRFEREVEPEVA; encoded by the coding sequence ATGATTCCGCTTATCCACCAAACACCACGTCTCACGCTGTTGGCCGCCAGCCGCGCCCTACTCACGGCCGAACTCCACAAACCCCGCTACTTCCCGGTGCTGCTCGGTGCCGCCATGCCCACCGACTGGCCCCCCGGCGAATACGACCAAGAGGCCATGCACTACTTCCTCGAACAGCTCACGGCCGGCGGGCGCACGGCGGCGGGGTGGTACGGCTGGTATGCTATTCTCAAGGCCACGGCCACTATGCCCGCCACCCTCATCGGTGCTGGTGGCTTCATGGGCCCGCCCGATGCTACTGGCACCACCGAAATCGGGTACTCTGTATCAGCGGATTGGCGCCGGCAGGGCCTTGCCACCGAAATGGTGAGCGGCCTGATTGAACAAGCTGCCCGCACGGGTATGGTCCGCCATCTGCTGGCCTACACGCACCCCGACAATCCGGCTTCTCAGCACGTGCTGCTCGCCAACGGCTTCCAAGCCGCTGGCACTCACATTGACGGCCGCCTGCGTTTCGAGCGGGAAGTGGAGCCGGAAGTGGCATAG
- a CDS encoding SUKH-3 domain-containing protein, with protein MFAFFSEVHHLLTEAGWFPGRTVDTKLYRQQASRLGLPWLPAAEAFLREFGGLSCYFTRHDHSTSRVFFDVEKGAAFPDLAYLLQEYSVRVPHGVLSVVGLAYTDPLCLLMDQDGALYGAFHGGFYRIASAGVLGIEAILLDWPFKEVLAKS; from the coding sequence ATGTTTGCTTTTTTCAGCGAAGTGCACCATCTCTTAACGGAAGCCGGTTGGTTTCCGGGTCGCACCGTTGACACGAAGCTGTACCGGCAGCAAGCCAGCCGGTTGGGGTTGCCGTGGCTGCCCGCCGCCGAAGCGTTTCTTCGCGAATTTGGGGGCCTCTCTTGCTACTTCACCCGCCACGACCACAGCACCAGCCGGGTATTTTTCGACGTGGAAAAAGGTGCGGCGTTTCCCGACTTAGCTTATCTGCTGCAAGAGTACAGCGTGCGAGTACCGCACGGCGTTTTGTCGGTGGTGGGCTTAGCGTATACCGATCCGCTATGCTTGCTCATGGACCAGGATGGAGCACTCTACGGCGCATTTCACGGCGGATTTTATCGGATTGCCAGCGCGGGAGTCCTTGGTATTGAAGCTATTCTGCTGGATTGGCCCTTCAAAGAGGTGCTCGCTAAAAGCTAG
- a CDS encoding NADH:flavin oxidoreductase/NADH oxidase, with amino-acid sequence MAVSALFTPFTLRGITLRNRITVSPMCEYSSQDGFANDWHLVHLGSRAVGGAGLILTEAAAVSPEGRITPDDLGIWKDEHIAGLRRINEFLVSQGSVPGIQLAHAGRKASHESPWKGGTVVPESAGGWQTVAPSAEAFTNSEPAPLALDKAGIEKVRADFKEATRRSLEAGFQVIEIHAAHGYLFHEFLSPLSNHRTDEYGGSFENRCRLLLQVTEDTRAALPDNLPLVVRISATDWTEGGWTIDDSVALCHLLKERGVDLIDCSTGGNVPKADIPVGPGYQVPFATRVREETGLPTGAVGMITTAAQAEEIITKGQADLVLLARELLRDPYFPLHAAHELGAEVKWPVQYERAQPRQEKR; translated from the coding sequence ATGGCTGTTTCCGCTCTTTTCACGCCTTTCACGTTGCGCGGTATTACGTTGCGCAACCGCATTACCGTGTCGCCGATGTGCGAATACAGTAGCCAGGATGGCTTTGCGAATGATTGGCACCTCGTACACCTTGGCAGCCGCGCCGTGGGAGGCGCCGGCCTGATTCTGACCGAAGCGGCCGCCGTATCGCCGGAAGGCCGCATCACACCCGACGACCTTGGCATCTGGAAAGATGAGCACATCGCGGGCTTGCGCCGCATCAACGAGTTCCTTGTCAGCCAGGGCAGTGTACCCGGCATTCAGCTGGCCCATGCCGGCCGCAAAGCTAGCCACGAGAGTCCCTGGAAAGGCGGCACCGTGGTGCCCGAATCAGCGGGCGGCTGGCAGACGGTTGCGCCAAGTGCCGAGGCATTTACCAACAGTGAACCCGCTCCCCTAGCCCTCGACAAAGCCGGCATCGAGAAGGTACGGGCCGATTTCAAGGAGGCTACGCGCCGGTCTTTGGAAGCTGGCTTTCAAGTAATTGAGATACACGCAGCCCACGGGTATCTGTTTCACGAGTTTCTGTCGCCGCTCAGCAACCACCGCACCGATGAGTACGGCGGCTCGTTCGAGAACCGCTGCCGCCTGCTGCTGCAAGTAACCGAAGACACCCGCGCCGCGCTGCCCGATAACCTCCCGCTGGTAGTGCGCATTTCGGCCACCGACTGGACCGAAGGCGGCTGGACCATCGACGATTCGGTGGCTCTTTGCCACCTACTGAAAGAGCGAGGCGTGGACCTAATCGACTGCTCTACCGGTGGCAACGTACCGAAGGCTGATATTCCGGTTGGCCCAGGCTACCAAGTGCCGTTCGCAACCCGCGTCCGGGAAGAAACCGGTCTACCAACCGGCGCCGTGGGCATGATTACCACCGCCGCGCAGGCCGAAGAAATTATCACTAAAGGCCAGGCTGATTTAGTGCTGCTTGCCCGTGAGCTACTCCGTGACCCGTACTTCCCGTTGCACGCTGCCCACGAGTTGGGCGCTGAGGTGAAGTGGCCCGTTCAATATGAGCGCGCGCAGCCTAGGCAGGAGAAACGCTAG
- a CDS encoding pirin family protein: protein MRTIKQQHRAVSSPIADLITYRALPTQSVEHLDPFLFLNHHGPQVYRPNNQGLPFGPHPHRGFETVTFILAGDIMHQDTGGHQSIIGAGGIQWMTAGSGLIHAEVSSPEFKRTGGPLEILQLWVNLPAKDKMTAPAYTGLQEPEIPTVTLDEGRVAIHAVSGEWAGTAGAVQPLTDMQLATINFQAGGKWQLPIPAERTIFFYTIRGKLRVNGQETEALRLTEFNYDGDELHIEALSDAVLLLGHALPFQEPIVAAGPFVMNSENEIRQAYQDYQAGKFGRWA, encoded by the coding sequence ATGCGCACCATCAAGCAGCAGCACCGTGCCGTCAGTTCTCCCATAGCCGACTTGATTACGTACCGGGCCTTGCCCACCCAGTCGGTGGAGCACCTCGACCCGTTCTTGTTTTTGAATCACCACGGCCCGCAGGTGTATCGCCCCAACAACCAGGGCCTGCCTTTTGGTCCGCATCCGCACCGCGGCTTCGAGACGGTGACTTTCATTCTGGCCGGCGACATCATGCACCAAGATACCGGCGGGCACCAGAGCATTATCGGGGCGGGCGGCATTCAATGGATGACGGCGGGCAGCGGCCTGATTCACGCGGAGGTATCGTCGCCGGAGTTTAAGCGCACCGGCGGACCGTTGGAAATTTTGCAGCTCTGGGTGAACCTGCCCGCCAAAGACAAGATGACGGCCCCAGCGTATACTGGGTTGCAGGAGCCTGAAATTCCGACCGTTACGCTAGACGAAGGCCGCGTAGCTATTCACGCCGTATCAGGAGAGTGGGCTGGCACTGCAGGTGCTGTGCAGCCGCTCACCGACATGCAGTTGGCCACCATCAACTTTCAGGCGGGCGGTAAATGGCAGCTACCTATTCCCGCCGAACGCACCATCTTCTTCTACACCATCCGGGGTAAGCTGCGCGTAAACGGACAGGAAACCGAAGCCCTGCGCCTCACCGAGTTCAACTACGACGGCGACGAACTACACATCGAAGCCCTATCCGACGCGGTGTTGCTGCTCGGCCACGCACTGCCGTTTCAAGAGCCCATTGTGGCGGCTGGCCCTTTCGTGATGAACAGCGAAAACGAAATCCGCCAAGCCTACCAGGATTACCAAGCCGGCAAATTCGGCCGCTGGGCATAA
- a CDS encoding beta-galactosidase, translating to MKKAFLLLLLWCIAASGFAQSAQSPQRFFPKEKLTQIGVYYYPEHWDESQWDRDIKKIADLGFEYIHVGEFAWAFMEPKEGKYDFKWLDKVVDLADKNKMRVIMCTPTPTPPVWLTQKHPEIFQRNSEGQAAEHGSRNNYSTSSDVYRKYTEQIVTELGKRYGKDKRIMGWQLDNEPARGVDFSPAAQQKFRTWLKQKYGTIEALNKAWGAAFWSVLYNDFDQINIPNQRLLYGPSPHAVLDSKRFVADQMAGFLDFQAATLRKHLSPDQWIMTNYMVMENAPGFDPTRTKNLDFTCYTKYPVHGADEMLGDKGFRVGSMSGLAFLNDYHHALNKGVFGVMELQPGQVNWGAINPQPEPGSVRMWLWHTFAGGTALNCTYRFRQPLYGSEMYHYGIVGSDGVTTTPGGLEFAKYITEVKELRKQYKPAVTPPTEVTTRRTAILTSMDNLWDQDIQKQTTQWDPFGHQMKYFLAAKALGAPVDFVSEQMDWSAYKMLVVPAYQLVDAALIAKLQAYANNGGQLVITCRTGQKDRDSHLWQATWAAPIYKLIGAQVQFFDMMMPDTDGQVSFAGKNYRWNNWGDVLKPSAGTQTLGTYTNQYYVGQAAVTQVKQGKGTVTYVGVDTDGGELEKNIMRSVYQQAGIKTADYPAGVNVEYRDGFWVAVNYSSKPYTLPLPAGSKIVLGEKVLPCPGVTVWTSN from the coding sequence ATGAAAAAAGCTTTTCTTTTGCTGCTGCTCTGGTGCATTGCCGCGAGTGGCTTCGCCCAATCAGCGCAGTCGCCGCAACGCTTCTTCCCCAAGGAAAAGCTCACCCAGATTGGCGTGTACTACTACCCCGAGCACTGGGATGAAAGCCAGTGGGACCGGGACATCAAGAAGATAGCCGACCTAGGGTTCGAGTACATCCACGTGGGCGAGTTTGCCTGGGCGTTCATGGAGCCCAAGGAAGGCAAATACGACTTCAAGTGGCTGGACAAAGTGGTGGACCTGGCCGACAAGAACAAGATGCGGGTGATTATGTGCACCCCCACGCCCACGCCCCCGGTGTGGCTCACGCAGAAGCACCCCGAGATATTCCAGCGCAACAGCGAAGGCCAGGCCGCCGAGCACGGCTCGCGCAACAACTACTCCACCTCCAGCGACGTGTACCGCAAGTACACCGAGCAAATCGTGACCGAGTTGGGCAAGCGCTACGGCAAAGACAAGCGCATCATGGGCTGGCAACTCGACAACGAACCCGCCCGCGGCGTGGATTTCAGTCCGGCCGCTCAACAGAAATTTCGGACGTGGCTCAAGCAGAAGTACGGCACCATTGAGGCGCTGAACAAAGCCTGGGGTGCGGCCTTTTGGAGCGTACTATACAACGACTTCGACCAAATCAACATTCCGAACCAGCGCCTGCTCTATGGTCCGAGTCCCCACGCGGTGCTAGATTCCAAGCGCTTTGTGGCCGACCAGATGGCGGGGTTCCTGGACTTCCAAGCCGCTACGCTGCGCAAGCATCTGTCGCCAGACCAGTGGATTATGACCAACTACATGGTGATGGAAAACGCGCCCGGCTTCGACCCCACCCGCACCAAGAACCTGGACTTCACTTGCTACACCAAGTACCCCGTGCACGGCGCCGACGAGATGCTCGGCGACAAAGGATTCCGGGTGGGCTCGATGTCGGGCTTGGCTTTTCTCAACGACTACCACCACGCCCTCAACAAAGGGGTGTTTGGGGTGATGGAATTGCAGCCGGGCCAAGTGAACTGGGGCGCCATCAACCCGCAGCCCGAGCCCGGCTCGGTGCGCATGTGGCTATGGCACACCTTTGCCGGCGGCACGGCCCTTAACTGCACGTACCGTTTTCGCCAGCCGCTCTACGGCTCCGAGATGTATCACTACGGCATCGTAGGTTCCGACGGCGTGACGACTACGCCCGGCGGCCTGGAGTTTGCCAAGTACATCACGGAAGTGAAGGAACTCCGCAAGCAATACAAGCCCGCTGTCACCCCACCCACCGAAGTCACCACCCGGCGCACGGCCATCCTAACCAGCATGGACAACCTCTGGGACCAAGACATCCAGAAGCAAACCACGCAGTGGGACCCGTTCGGGCACCAGATGAAGTACTTCCTGGCCGCTAAAGCCCTCGGTGCCCCCGTCGATTTCGTGTCCGAGCAGATGGATTGGAGCGCCTACAAGATGCTGGTAGTGCCTGCCTATCAGCTGGTTGATGCCGCCCTGATTGCCAAGCTACAAGCCTACGCCAACAACGGCGGCCAGCTAGTCATAACCTGCCGCACCGGCCAGAAAGACCGGGACAGCCACCTGTGGCAGGCCACCTGGGCGGCCCCTATCTACAAGCTGATTGGGGCCCAGGTGCAGTTCTTTGATATGATGATGCCCGACACCGACGGGCAAGTGAGCTTTGCGGGCAAGAACTACCGCTGGAACAACTGGGGCGACGTGCTTAAGCCCTCGGCGGGCACCCAAACCTTGGGTACTTATACCAACCAGTACTACGTCGGCCAAGCAGCCGTTACGCAGGTCAAGCAAGGCAAAGGCACCGTCACTTATGTAGGCGTTGATACCGACGGCGGCGAGTTGGAGAAGAACATCATGCGGTCCGTGTACCAGCAAGCTGGCATCAAAACCGCCGACTATCCGGCGGGCGTGAACGTGGAGTACCGCGACGGGTTTTGGGTGGCCGTCAACTACTCCTCGAAGCCGTACACGCTGCCCCTGCCGGCGGGCAGCAAAATCGTGCTGGGCGAGAAAGTGCTGCCGTGCCCCGGCGTCACGGTCTGGACCAGCAACTAG
- a CDS encoding M13 family metallopeptidase produces the protein MVLSLAGCTTSKPTTSTGTTTPADAANATAAAAAPSSKGVGINPADINPSVSPCDDFFQFSGGNWLKSNPIPAYASSWGPRNLLGDRTQAMLRQILEEAAANTSATKGSNLQKVGDFYASGMDSAALDKAGLTYLQPELKRIAAIKDLKSLHASLARQMALSTGAFFRAGVGPDRKNSTVYAVNLYQGGLGMPNRDYYLKDDVRSTAIRTAYTTYMTNTFRLMGDSEAAAKQKAEAVLALEKKLAQASRTPVELRDPQANYNKMTVADFQRQYPHVGLPVLLAAHGLGAAKEVIVGQPTFFQELSAVMNATPLADSKAYLTWQLVSSVPSALPKAYSDEAFRFQQVQSGTKQQPVRWKRMLAATDATLGEAFGQLYVDKAFPPAAKQKALEMVANIRASMAEHIQTNTWMSDATKAEALKKLNALRVKIGYPDVWKDYSALTVSRESYLQNVLAARQWNYAQNVKKYGGPIDRNEWGMTPPTINAYYSPPMNEIVFPAGYLQPPFFDPNADDAVNYGAIGGVMGHEMTHGFDDQGRQYDSQGNLRDWWTPADAAEFTKRAAVVGRQYDAFSPLDSVHVNGKLTMGENLADFAGLTIVYGALEKQLQKQYGDKPRPVIDGFTPEQRFFLSWAQLRRQNIRPEALRQQILTDPHSPGQYRTIGPLMNMPQFYEAFGCKDGQKMVRTESDRAKIW, from the coding sequence ATGGTTTTGTCCTTAGCTGGGTGCACCACCAGTAAACCAACCACTTCCACGGGCACCACCACTCCGGCTGACGCTGCCAACGCCACGGCGGCTGCGGCGGCCCCATCTAGCAAAGGAGTGGGCATTAATCCAGCTGATATCAACCCGTCGGTGTCCCCTTGCGACGACTTTTTTCAGTTCTCGGGTGGCAACTGGCTGAAGAGCAACCCCATTCCGGCGTACGCTTCCAGCTGGGGGCCGCGCAACCTGCTCGGCGACCGGACGCAAGCCATGCTCCGCCAGATTCTGGAAGAAGCTGCGGCCAATACTTCGGCTACCAAGGGCTCTAACCTCCAGAAGGTAGGCGACTTCTACGCGTCGGGCATGGATTCGGCGGCACTAGACAAGGCGGGCCTAACGTACTTGCAGCCAGAGCTAAAGCGCATTGCGGCCATCAAGGACTTGAAAAGCCTGCACGCCAGCCTGGCCCGCCAGATGGCGCTTAGCACGGGCGCTTTTTTCCGGGCCGGCGTTGGCCCCGACCGCAAGAACAGCACGGTGTACGCCGTCAACCTCTACCAAGGGGGCCTCGGTATGCCCAACCGCGACTACTACCTCAAGGACGATGTCCGCTCCACGGCCATCCGCACGGCCTACACCACCTACATGACCAACACCTTCCGGCTCATGGGCGACTCGGAAGCGGCGGCCAAGCAGAAGGCCGAAGCGGTATTGGCGTTAGAGAAAAAGTTGGCCCAAGCCAGCAGAACGCCTGTGGAGCTGCGCGACCCCCAAGCCAACTACAACAAAATGACCGTGGCCGACTTTCAGCGCCAGTACCCCCACGTGGGGCTACCGGTGTTGCTGGCGGCTCACGGGTTGGGCGCGGCCAAAGAAGTAATTGTGGGCCAACCAACTTTCTTCCAAGAGCTTAGTGCTGTGATGAATGCCACGCCGCTCGCCGACAGCAAAGCCTACTTAACCTGGCAGTTGGTTAGCTCGGTGCCCTCGGCGCTGCCCAAGGCGTACAGCGACGAAGCATTCCGGTTTCAGCAGGTACAGAGCGGCACCAAGCAGCAACCCGTCCGCTGGAAACGCATGCTGGCTGCCACGGATGCTACGCTCGGCGAGGCGTTCGGGCAACTCTACGTAGACAAGGCATTTCCGCCAGCAGCCAAGCAGAAAGCCCTGGAAATGGTAGCCAACATCCGGGCGTCCATGGCCGAGCACATCCAAACCAACACCTGGATGAGCGACGCCACCAAAGCCGAAGCCTTAAAAAAGCTAAACGCCCTGCGCGTGAAAATCGGCTACCCCGACGTGTGGAAAGACTACTCGGCCCTGACTGTTTCGCGAGAGTCGTACCTGCAAAACGTGCTGGCAGCCCGGCAGTGGAACTACGCTCAAAACGTGAAGAAATACGGCGGGCCCATTGACCGCAACGAGTGGGGCATGACGCCGCCCACCATCAACGCCTACTACAGCCCGCCGATGAACGAAATCGTGTTTCCGGCCGGCTACCTGCAACCACCTTTCTTTGACCCCAACGCCGACGACGCCGTCAACTACGGCGCCATCGGTGGCGTGATGGGCCACGAAATGACCCACGGCTTCGACGACCAAGGCCGCCAATACGACTCGCAAGGCAACCTCCGCGACTGGTGGACACCCGCCGACGCCGCGGAATTCACGAAGCGCGCCGCCGTGGTTGGCCGCCAGTATGATGCCTTCTCGCCCCTCGACTCAGTGCACGTGAACGGCAAGCTGACCATGGGCGAAAACCTGGCCGACTTCGCGGGCCTCACCATCGTGTACGGCGCGCTTGAAAAGCAGCTCCAGAAGCAGTACGGCGACAAGCCCCGCCCCGTCATTGATGGGTTCACGCCCGAGCAGCGCTTCTTCCTGAGCTGGGCTCAGCTGCGTCGCCAGAACATTCGGCCCGAGGCCCTGCGTCAGCAAATCCTCACTGACCCGCACTCGCCGGGCCAGTACCGCACCATCGGGCCGCTCATGAACATGCCGCAGTTCTACGAAGCCTTCGGCTGCAAAGACGGCCAGAAGATGGTCCGCACGGAAAGCGACCGGGCCAAGATTTGGTAG
- a CDS encoding M13 family metallopeptidase has translation MISNRNLLLTLGTAAGFALAGCASSTPTTAPDRADATPASTTASTTTETAAAASVPGVGLDLAGRDLSVSPCDDFFHYAGGTWLKNTPIPGAQTSWGSFNILRDQNNAALRSILQEAAANTSAAKGTNAQKVGDFYASAMDSMAIEKAGLKYLQPELARIQAVKDLKSLQNALVRQQKLQTRSVFGLGVNQDRKKSTEYALYISQGGISMPDRDYYLKDDTRSKTVRTAYITYLTNLFKLLGDNEATAKKGAETVVRLETRLAKASKERVALRDPYANYNKMTVAEANAQFPNLGLTAMLPQLGLSSAKEVIVGQPDFFKEVNVALKQEPIADWKTYLRAHLVGSMASALPKAYVDEEFRFTQVLSGAKQQQPRWKRMNLATDAALGEAFGQLYVEKAFTPETKAKAQEMVANIKEAMGEHIQQLSWMSEVTKKEALKKLNSFSVKIGYPDKWKDYSALNITRESYLKNVIAAREWESNDRISRYGKPIDRSVWGMTPPTVNAYYNSSLNEIVFPAGIMQPPFFDPKADDAVNYGGIGAVIGHEITHGFDDQGRQSDAEGNLRDWWTKEDAAEFTKRADMVGKQYSAFQPLDSVFVNGKLTMGENLADFGGLALAYSALQKQLAKQYGNGPRPNYDGLKPEQRFFLGWAQVWRTNARPEALRQQVLTDPHSPSQFRTNGPLMNMPEFYEAFGCKEDAKMVRAKNERANIW, from the coding sequence ATGATTTCGAACAGAAACTTACTCCTTACGCTCGGCACGGCCGCTGGCTTTGCCCTAGCTGGCTGCGCCTCGTCTACCCCCACCACTGCGCCAGACCGTGCCGACGCTACGCCAGCCTCTACTACCGCTAGCACTACCACTGAAACCGCGGCAGCAGCTTCCGTGCCGGGCGTTGGCCTAGACCTGGCCGGACGGGACCTGTCGGTTTCACCCTGCGACGACTTTTTCCACTATGCGGGCGGTACGTGGCTGAAAAACACCCCCATTCCCGGCGCTCAAACCTCGTGGGGCTCATTCAACATCCTCCGCGACCAGAACAATGCCGCGTTGCGTAGCATTCTGCAGGAAGCCGCCGCCAACACGTCGGCGGCCAAAGGCACCAACGCCCAGAAAGTTGGCGACTTCTATGCTTCCGCCATGGACTCGATGGCCATTGAAAAGGCTGGCTTGAAGTACTTGCAGCCCGAGCTAGCCCGCATTCAGGCCGTGAAGGATTTGAAAAGCTTGCAGAACGCCTTGGTTCGTCAGCAAAAGCTGCAAACCCGCTCGGTGTTTGGCTTGGGCGTCAACCAAGACCGTAAGAAGAGCACCGAGTATGCGCTCTACATCTCGCAAGGCGGCATCAGCATGCCCGATCGGGACTACTACCTCAAGGATGATACCCGCTCGAAAACCGTTCGCACAGCCTACATCACGTACCTAACCAACCTCTTTAAGCTGCTCGGCGACAACGAGGCCACGGCCAAGAAAGGCGCCGAAACGGTAGTACGCCTGGAAACCCGATTGGCCAAGGCCAGCAAAGAGCGGGTAGCGCTGCGCGACCCGTACGCCAACTACAACAAAATGACCGTGGCGGAAGCCAATGCGCAATTTCCTAACCTCGGCCTTACCGCTATGCTGCCGCAGTTGGGCTTGTCGTCGGCTAAGGAAGTGATTGTAGGTCAGCCTGATTTCTTCAAGGAAGTTAACGTCGCGCTCAAGCAAGAGCCCATTGCTGACTGGAAAACCTACCTGCGTGCCCACCTAGTTGGGTCGATGGCGTCGGCGCTGCCCAAGGCGTATGTCGACGAGGAATTCCGCTTCACACAGGTGCTGAGCGGCGCCAAGCAGCAGCAGCCCCGTTGGAAGCGCATGAACCTGGCTACGGATGCGGCGTTGGGCGAAGCGTTCGGCCAGCTGTACGTGGAAAAAGCCTTCACCCCCGAAACCAAGGCGAAAGCCCAGGAGATGGTGGCCAACATCAAGGAAGCCATGGGCGAGCATATCCAGCAGCTTTCTTGGATGAGCGAGGTAACCAAGAAGGAAGCCCTCAAAAAGCTGAATTCATTTAGCGTCAAAATCGGCTACCCCGACAAGTGGAAAGACTATTCGGCGCTGAATATCACGCGCGAGTCGTACTTGAAAAACGTAATTGCCGCCCGCGAATGGGAGTCCAACGACCGGATCAGCCGCTATGGCAAGCCCATCGACCGGTCGGTGTGGGGCATGACGCCGCCCACGGTGAATGCCTACTACAACTCTTCGCTCAATGAAATCGTGTTCCCGGCGGGCATCATGCAGCCCCCGTTCTTCGACCCCAAGGCCGACGACGCGGTGAACTATGGTGGTATTGGTGCCGTTATCGGCCACGAAATCACCCACGGCTTCGACGACCAAGGCCGGCAGTCGGACGCCGAGGGTAACCTGCGCGACTGGTGGACCAAAGAAGATGCGGCAGAATTCACGAAGCGCGCCGACATGGTGGGCAAGCAATATTCAGCCTTCCAGCCCCTGGATTCGGTGTTCGTGAACGGCAAGCTGACCATGGGCGAAAACCTAGCCGACTTCGGTGGTTTGGCCCTCGCTTACTCGGCCTTGCAAAAGCAGCTAGCCAAGCAGTACGGCAACGGCCCACGCCCCAACTACGACGGCCTTAAGCCCGAGCAGCGCTTCTTCCTGGGTTGGGCTCAAGTGTGGCGCACCAACGCCCGCCCCGAGGCCCTGCGTCAGCAAGTGCTAACCGACCCGCACTCACCCTCGCAGTTCCGCACCAACGGCCCGCTCATGAACATGCCCGAGTTCTACGAAGCCTTCGGCTGCAAGGAAGACGCTAAAATGGTGCGCGCTAAAAACGAGCGTGCGAATATTTGGTAG
- a CDS encoding acetate/propionate family kinase — MNLLVLNSGSSSIKYQFFRWPSEAPACSGLVERIGLDNAVVTHKLMTGEQETTTVLSVELPDHEAGLREVARLLADPQLGVIQDPGEVEAVGHRVVHGGEEFAATVQIIPAVKEAIRQLFPLAPLHNPANCRGIEVAEKTFPQAKQVAVFDTAFHQTMPEQAYRYAIPTELYAEQGIRVYGFHGTSHKYVTEQAAQYLHNPAARLVSVHLGNGCSVTAVRGGQSLDTSMGFGPLAGLVMGTRSGDIDPSVVFHLISQLSYTPEQVSALLNKQSGMLALAGLSDMRDITAAIEAGDANAKLAYDLYAYRIKKYIGAYAATLNGLDAIIFTAGVGENDALVRKLVCQNMDYLGVQLDEEKNAQRTKGIREISQADSPVKVLIVPTNEELEIARQCVELLEAVE; from the coding sequence ATGAACCTACTCGTTCTTAATTCCGGTAGCAGCTCCATCAAGTACCAGTTCTTTCGGTGGCCCTCAGAAGCTCCGGCTTGCAGTGGCCTAGTAGAGCGAATTGGGCTCGACAACGCCGTCGTAACGCACAAGCTGATGACGGGAGAGCAGGAAACGACTACTGTGCTGAGCGTGGAACTACCCGACCACGAAGCGGGACTGCGCGAAGTGGCGCGGCTGCTAGCCGACCCACAGCTCGGCGTCATTCAGGACCCCGGCGAAGTGGAAGCGGTGGGGCACCGGGTGGTGCACGGCGGCGAGGAATTTGCGGCTACAGTACAGATTATTCCGGCCGTGAAAGAAGCTATTCGCCAGCTGTTTCCGTTGGCGCCGCTGCACAACCCGGCCAACTGCCGGGGCATTGAAGTGGCCGAGAAGACGTTTCCCCAAGCCAAACAAGTGGCGGTGTTCGACACGGCGTTTCACCAGACCATGCCCGAGCAGGCTTACCGCTACGCCATTCCAACGGAGCTGTATGCCGAGCAAGGCATTCGGGTGTACGGGTTTCATGGCACTAGCCACAAGTACGTAACCGAGCAGGCAGCCCAGTACCTCCACAACCCCGCAGCCCGGCTGGTGAGTGTGCACCTCGGCAACGGCTGTAGCGTCACGGCCGTGCGCGGTGGCCAGTCACTGGATACGAGCATGGGATTTGGGCCGTTGGCAGGCTTAGTGATGGGCACCCGCTCCGGCGACATTGACCCCTCGGTGGTGTTCCACCTCATCAGCCAGCTAAGCTACACGCCTGAGCAAGTGAGTGCCCTACTCAACAAGCAAAGCGGCATGCTGGCCCTTGCCGGCCTCAGCGACATGCGCGACATCACCGCTGCCATTGAAGCCGGCGACGCCAACGCTAAACTTGCCTACGACCTCTACGCGTACCGCATCAAGAAATACATCGGGGCCTACGCCGCCACCCTCAACGGCCTCGATGCCATCATCTTTACGGCCGGGGTCGGCGAAAACGACGCGCTGGTGCGTAAGCTAGTCTGCCAGAACATGGACTACCTAGGCGTGCAGCTCGACGAGGAAAAGAACGCCCAACGCACCAAAGGTATCCGGGAAATCAGCCAAGCCGATAGCCCGGTAAAGGTGCTGATAGTGCCCACGAATGAGGAACTGGAAATTGCCCGCCAGTGCGTGGAATTGCTAGAGGCTGTGGAGTAG
- a CDS encoding DoxX family membrane protein yields MKQRILFVVCLLFGLMFINAGLNKFLNYMPMPADLPEKMVKATAAFTEIGWIMPLVGAAEVIGGVLFIIPKFRALGAIIVFPIVIGILLTNIVAAPSGLPIALVLLAINLWVLFENREKYLTMIA; encoded by the coding sequence ATGAAACAGAGAATACTATTTGTGGTGTGCCTGCTATTTGGGCTGATGTTTATTAATGCAGGGCTCAACAAGTTTCTCAATTATATGCCCATGCCCGCAGATTTGCCCGAGAAGATGGTGAAAGCCACAGCTGCTTTCACAGAAATCGGGTGGATAATGCCGCTGGTAGGAGCTGCTGAGGTGATAGGAGGCGTGCTCTTTATAATTCCGAAATTCAGAGCCTTAGGAGCCATCATCGTTTTCCCTATTGTAATAGGCATCCTGCTGACCAACATCGTGGCGGCGCCCTCGGGCCTGCCCATTGCGCTGGTGCTCTTGGCCATCAACCTGTGGGTGCTTTTCGAAAACCGCGAGAAATACCTAACCATGATAGCCTAG